The Vespula vulgaris chromosome 10, iyVesVulg1.1, whole genome shotgun sequence nucleotide sequence ttaattttaattattcaatttgtATATCATATCATttgatattaaacaaaatataaatgcagaaatgttaaaaattgtgaaatatgCAACATAAGTCAaagtattattacattatgaATTAAATCCAATTTCATTGATagaatattgatttttctatttgtattcAAAGTTATAACTACAAGATACAAATTACAAgcttaatttaataataacaagctTTTAATTATCAGAATTTAACATTACTAATATTGTTAAATTGTTATCCTTTCCTATTCTTCATTACcttaaaacaaattaaaaactcTTGCTTTGTAATCCAGTAGTATCTTTAAGCCAATATGCACCTAAATCACCCACAACACCTCAAAGGCGCTTATTGTCATGTCCACAGCCAATCTCACCTGCTATAGCGTGTCATCCTAAAAGTGTTTGTCCTTCACCAACTCCAATGTTTCAACAACTTTACCATGCAGTTGCATACTGGGAAAAACAGTTTCGCGATAAATCTCCTACACCTACTACAGATCCAGAGATTATTGTGTCTTCAGTTTCTATCGATGAACCAGATGGTGGGGGTACTCATCCTAGCATGTCTGGTTTCTCATCTTCTGCTTCTGCACCTGCTCCATCAATTTCCTCTGCTCGTCGCATGACTGTTCCTTCTGTACATGTCCTAGAATACAAGACCCATGAGGTAGTAACGCTAGAACCTGTGTACGCCTCACATACAGACCTGGATGATATCAGCCAGCCAGAGAATGGAGTCGCAGCCGATGCCGAAATCAGTGCTTCGGATAGTGAATCTGAGGGTTCTGCAAAAGAAGAACCATTGGACACAATTAATGAAACTCCATATGTATCTAATGAAAGCGAAGTTCTTGGATCAGTACGTGtttaagtatttatttttgatactttagcattaaaataatcgatttatctcacttttatttaaatttctacaGGCTGGAGAAGTAGTAACAGTACTGCAGGAAGAACAAAAATCTTTAATATGGTTTTTAATGAAACAAGCACGACCTGGAATGGATCTATCTAAAGTAGTATTACCTACTTTTATATTAGAACCTCGATCTTTCTTAGAGAAATTAGCTGACTCTTATTATCATGCTGATCTTTTATCAGAGTAAGAAAAACTCAAACAAAACAactaaatattatcatttattatgttTGTTACATaatctacatttatttttatagagcAGTAATAGAAGATGATGCATTTACACGTATGAAAGCAGTTGTAAAATGGTATTTATCtggtttttataaaaaaccTCAGGGCCTGAAGAAACCATACAATCCACTTTTAGGTGAAACATTTCGTTGTTATTGGCAACATCCTAATGGTTCAAGAACATTTTACTTGGCAGAacaagtaataaatattagttttcgTAACTTTTCACTATTCTATTAATGCAGtctattattgttttaaacAGTACAATTTATTGTGGTTTCAACCTAATGTaggtttaatatatatatatatatataattcattaaaatcttgtaatatttttttgtagttGTCTCATCATCCACCTATATCAGGATTTTATGTAACAAATCGTCAAGATGGATATACGATTAGTGCTACAATTATTGCTAAATCTAAATTTTatggtaattatttttttaataaaaagattaaattatacaaaaaatatgattattattaatatcatacaCTTTGTGATGTTTCAGGTAATTCAACATCAGCAATTTTAGATGGTGTTGCAATATTAACAATGTTACCCAGAGGTGAAGATTATACAATGACAATTCCTTATGCACATTGTAAAGGTATTCTTGTGGGAACATTATCTATGGAACTTGGTGGAAAGATAGATATTGAATGTGAGAAAACTCGTTACCATACTGAATTAGAATTTAAACTTAAGGTAAAATTTataactatatgtatatgagcTTTTGACGtgaagagaaattaaatttattatagtttaatattatatatcataattcaatattttgttcaaatgcaattattataaatatttttatacacgatataatttttttgtattgtatCATTAGCCCTTTCTTGGAGGAGCAGAACAGATGAATCAAGTAGTAGGAAGAATACGTTTAGGAAAAGAGACTCTTGCTACTATTTCAGGGTATTGGGATGGACAAATTATGATTACTGATAAACGAACTGGAGTAAGTTccacatttattattattagaaaagtaaatacagcaaattttgttaatattaaaagatatcttATCTTACAGCAAGAAAGTGTATTTTTTAATCCAACTTCagaaatacgtaaaagaaGATTGAAGAAATATACTGTGCCTCTAGAATATCAAGGTCCATGGGAAAGTGAAAAATTATGGCTTGCTGTTACACAAGCGATCAATCGAGATGATCAATTTGCTGCTACCGAAGCAAAAACGCAACTAGAGGAAGCTCAAAGAGAACGAGCGAAAGAACGTAAAAGTGTTGGTCAAGAATGGGTTCCTAAATATTTCGTACAGGTAATCACAtggttatatttatatattcttacataaaaattaaaataattaataaatcattcatAAAGTGTctcaacaaaatatatattttttgtcaaCAGGATATTATAACAGGTAATTGGGTTTATAGACATGCAGATGCTCGGCCATGGGATCCTAGAAATGATGTAGTACAATATGAGcatgattatattatacgcACAAAAACAAGACATAAAACACCGATAATGCGTACTGGTAGTATTGTTTCTACAGATCCTCAAACGCAGgtatagataaattaaatacaatttatagTATGtgtagtattattaatattcttcgtTACCTTCTTCGTTTACCATATAACAATGCAAGTTCtcaatttattgatttttatggtacgataatttctttaatataatcggcctaataaaatatattacttcgaAGTAATATATCTTAAAAACTTATAGATCATTTTAAGTTAATTTAGTTAATGTTTATAATTAGATTATTCCTCCATTACTTTTTTTCAGTAAAttcatcaaaaatattattaatataaatataagcaattaataaaaatagctACAATGTATAacataatagatataaataaaattcgatacaaaaataaattttgttttagatgCCATTACTTCAAGCTGAGTCTCGTTCATCGTTATCTGTATTAAAATCTTCAAAACGGCAATTGTCAAATAATTTACCTCTTACAGAAACTGCACATGATTCAGGTAGTTCATCTGCAGAGTTACATTCAGACTCTAGTCAATCAGTAGGAAAAAGGAGACGAGCAACAACAAGgtaaaatgaatattactataacaagattaaaaattttattatacttttatacaaTAACAAATTTACAGATTATTGGATATTACAAAAGACATAGAAAATCAATTATCAGAATATGGTGAAAAACTTAATCGTATTCAACATTTAATTGAACAACTTGCTATAAGGCAAAGAGCACAAATAGAACAACATCATATAAATGTTCTAAAAAGTTTTATGGATATTATTCTGGTTATTGTAGTTGTTTTCCTGATGCAGTACTTCATGAAAGTATGGAATACAGGACTTAATACaagttgaaataatttattagtgtcctatatattacataactatttacacataataaaataaaagaatcagctttttatttttcaggtgtataaatatatatatatatatatacatatgtataaatatatatatatatatatatatacatattcttaaTTGATCGTGATAATGCAGCAacagtaatattttataacattaacTATATGAAATTGTGAGTTAAAAAAACGTGTACaatatttatctaaaattattttcttatagcATCAAAGGTGTATAATTTATGCCTAAATTGTTGGATTACCAATCAATATGAGCTTAATATCTTGTATATAATGGCTATattgcaatattatataagatgtTATAAAAATCTGTTGAGTTACTATAGTTTTTACTGCAACTACTCGATAGTAAAACGCATACATAACGAAATTATTGCAGTACAGTTCtaaaaaatttgtagattACATACTTGatgtctatatattatataaagctataaaaattataaaagttaattgtaaattatattattatctaactTGATTCATTGATCTTTATTGAAGtatcttaatattatatatccatTCTTTAAATCGTAGAACTTCATATCAATGAATAACAGTGTTTTAAGAGTAATTGCATGTTAAAACTTGTACATAAATAAGATGCACATAAACATTATCTTCGCATTTCAATAAATTGATTTCAATAAGTTGACTTCAATTGATTCGCGatgtttacaaaatattttttataacaaaatttatatctatgcACACGCTTTTACGAACATCGCATTTTATGAATTGTCCATAGAGCTTTCTTACAATTTATTTGCGactgataaaatgaaaaaatgagtcttgatcaattttataatttatagtaCAGTGCCTAATAATCTACttggtatttgttatttaatataaaagctgtaaaaatataatcaacaTGATTCCTGATGATAGAAGGTTTCAACAATATTCCAAAAAAgcattattatagaaattttaaagTTGGTCCTAATATATCAGTATCAATGTTAACATAATATTTCCGTATACTTGGATTATATGATAagcatattttattcatactatattttattaatactatttttgATCATATgccaaaatttaatatttaataatccaagtataaaaatataacaattgaCAAGAATAGTTTATTGAAAGAAATCGTATATTTCCTATAATATAGtttctataataaaacgttccttatatatttttgacaaatcattatttattcaaaattacagcaattaataatattactattaaaactgaaataatttctatatggTATTTATCTGAAAGTTTATGCtgcattctttttttgcaCAAACATATTCACATTATACGTTTTTTCCTAAGAAAACACATACTATTTTAAACTTAATATATGCTATTGAgtgtttcatttaatttaagtTCAACAAAGGTATATATGGTCGTATAATATccgtaatattaaaaaatttttttttatttatagattttttttaatagaatcatctattaaattttaattgttatagTTTAATTAAGGTACATGAATGGAACAAAAAGGGATATGTGCAatagtttttaaattaaaaaaattaatttacccCATTCCTATGAAATACGCTTTTTAAATggttaaaatatcatttaactatgatataaataaatatattttgattctttactaaaaaaaaaattaatattgtgtATGTAcctgaaatatttatttacatttttattttcaatttcaattatgatttattattaaaatgaaaatatgaatatcataattataacaaaaaattatctacTGTTACTGGATTATTTATGCTTGTATCGTATACATTAGTAATAGTaccataaatattatataactataaatattataactagttttaatatatacatacaaaaattATCGTTTTCAATATTGTATTTCCTCAATTTGTCTTTTACATTTGGATAAGagaattattatgtatatgatCACTTTAttatgcaaataaataaattcatttgagatttataaatcttataaatataaataaattactgtTATATGTGAATagacattaatttatttccgtTTACAAATATTGgtttaattatgatttaatatatacaaatatatatgtgtgtgtgtgtatatatatatatatatatacactcgattctaatatttatataacgtaATGTCATTTGTATTACTATATGTCAAATTCATAAGTTGTTGATAAcaagaattttcaatataagtaaaaaaaaaaatcgataacgaTGTATAAAACAGAAGGTTGaacttaattatatataaaaaaataaataagttttagattatatatatatattatataaataagaaatattatttttttctagatCATTTTAAAGCAAGTCAAAAGTTAATACCGGTAACACCACAGATGATACGCGAAGCTGTAGAAGTTCTACAAATGAGAAAACTTTTCGTTAGCACTGAACtaataatagattatttaataaaacattatccAGTAGATAGTGAAGCACTTACAACAGAACTTATTCCAAAATTGAAATATGCTGTACGCGTTggattaataacaaaatttggACATGATCAATTTTGTATTCCGACATTGCTACAAGATGCTAACACAATCGAGACGGCATTCACTGCATTTTGAGATCTTTGTTACActgtaagaaaatttttcttttatttctttatgaaaGTATTTCATTTTACTATTTCAAAAATACTAGATAAACAAGCtagaaaattgattatttaaaaaaaatcatgtcaATCGCAATTGTAACAACAAATCTATACTTTATTAACATGCGATTAAcgttatttagaaaaaatagaaaaccaATTGTGCCTAACTTACAAGAACAGTGTTTTTGGAGTATGTATACAATAATGTATACATTGGAGATTATacattcaattatatattaatttactataaatatttatagcatatatatatacaaaattacattatattttatctctttattatcattttatataatttaatttaatttactactataatggaaatatatgtatataattattgtgtATAATTCCAAACTAATAAAAACacgatagaaattaataaattaaagaaattaataaaattatgatatttttactcaattttttattttcataaatttaaaaagtaatttataaaatattatagatataaaatatatttgtatacataagatattaataactataataataacgaatctatgtattaatattttgttatccATTATGTCATatgtatcaaatataaatttttttcttttttgtaagaccaaacatttttaaaaac carries:
- the LOC127066628 gene encoding oxysterol-binding protein-related protein 8 isoform X1; translated protein: MSSQPIVVPGGDQRIQSDAHSVPAGCASDTFKTMTPPNVSRSLSNQPKYVEPVDQQVRPSSVHVQPMPLPKLPSTESLTTSVTITTGPVPVSPGLSMTGENNQKTDNTSDKSMDSCKLTRKESYKAQRKNYRMEKKRVANELLSSFKDPTVIVMSDWLKVRGTLKSWTKLWCILKPGLLLLYKSPKIKSNHWVGTVLLNTCQVIERPSKKDGFCFKLFHPLEQSIWAPRGPENEAIGAVVQPLPTSYLIFRAPSQAAGKCWLDALELSLRCSSLIVRSTSALPRSLHHDATTTHETQWSEADYEKHFDEHEYKTHEVVTLEPVYASHTDLDDISQPENGVAADAEISASDSESEGSAKEEPLDTINETPYVSNESEVLGSAGEVVTVLQEEQKSLIWFLMKQARPGMDLSKVVLPTFILEPRSFLEKLADSYYHADLLSEAVIEDDAFTRMKAVVKWYLSGFYKKPQGLKKPYNPLLGETFRCYWQHPNGSRTFYLAEQLSHHPPISGFYVTNRQDGYTISATIIAKSKFYGNSTSAILDGVAILTMLPRGEDYTMTIPYAHCKGILVGTLSMELGGKIDIECEKTRYHTELEFKLKPFLGGAEQMNQVVGRIRLGKETLATISGYWDGQIMITDKRTGQESVFFNPTSEIRKRRLKKYTVPLEYQGPWESEKLWLAVTQAINRDDQFAATEAKTQLEEAQRERAKERKSVGQEWVPKYFVQDIITGNWVYRHADARPWDPRNDVVQYEHDYIIRTKTRHKTPIMRTGSIVSTDPQTQMPLLQAESRSSLSVLKSSKRQLSNNLPLTETAHDSGSSSAELHSDSSQSVGKRRRATTRLLDITKDIENQLSEYGEKLNRIQHLIEQLAIRQRAQIEQHHINVLKSFMDIILVIVVVFLMQYFMKVWNTGLNTS
- the LOC127066628 gene encoding oxysterol-binding protein-related protein 8 isoform X2 encodes the protein MSSQPIVVPGGDQRIQSDAHSVPAGCASDTFKTMTPPNVSRSLSNQPVDQQVRPSSVHVQPMPLPKLPSTESLTTSVTITTGPVPVSPGLSMTGENNQKTDNTSDKSMDSCKLTRKESYKAQRKNYRMEKKRVANELLSSFKDPTVIVMSDWLKVRGTLKSWTKLWCILKPGLLLLYKSPKIKSNHWVGTVLLNTCQVIERPSKKDGFCFKLFHPLEQSIWAPRGPENEAIGAVVQPLPTSYLIFRAPSQAAGKCWLDALELSLRCSSLIVRSTSALPRSLHHDATTTHETQWSEADYEKHFDEHEYKTHEVVTLEPVYASHTDLDDISQPENGVAADAEISASDSESEGSAKEEPLDTINETPYVSNESEVLGSAGEVVTVLQEEQKSLIWFLMKQARPGMDLSKVVLPTFILEPRSFLEKLADSYYHADLLSEAVIEDDAFTRMKAVVKWYLSGFYKKPQGLKKPYNPLLGETFRCYWQHPNGSRTFYLAEQLSHHPPISGFYVTNRQDGYTISATIIAKSKFYGNSTSAILDGVAILTMLPRGEDYTMTIPYAHCKGILVGTLSMELGGKIDIECEKTRYHTELEFKLKPFLGGAEQMNQVVGRIRLGKETLATISGYWDGQIMITDKRTGQESVFFNPTSEIRKRRLKKYTVPLEYQGPWESEKLWLAVTQAINRDDQFAATEAKTQLEEAQRERAKERKSVGQEWVPKYFVQDIITGNWVYRHADARPWDPRNDVVQYEHDYIIRTKTRHKTPIMRTGSIVSTDPQTQMPLLQAESRSSLSVLKSSKRQLSNNLPLTETAHDSGSSSAELHSDSSQSVGKRRRATTRLLDITKDIENQLSEYGEKLNRIQHLIEQLAIRQRAQIEQHHINVLKSFMDIILVIVVVFLMQYFMKVWNTGLNTS
- the LOC127066628 gene encoding oxysterol-binding protein-related protein 8 isoform X5, whose protein sequence is MSSQPIVVPGGDQRIQSDAHSVPAGCASDTFKTMTPPNVSRSLSNRLSMTGENNQKTDNTSDKSMDSCKLTRKESYKAQRKNYRMEKKRVANELLSSFKDPTVIVMSDWLKVRGTLKSWTKLWCILKPGLLLLYKSPKIKSNHWVGTVLLNTCQVIERPSKKDGFCFKLFHPLEQSIWAPRGPENEAIGAVVQPLPTSYLIFRAPSQAAGKCWLDALELSLRCSSLIVRSTSALPRSLHHDATTTHETQWSEADYEKHFDEHEYKTHEVVTLEPVYASHTDLDDISQPENGVAADAEISASDSESEGSAKEEPLDTINETPYVSNESEVLGSAGEVVTVLQEEQKSLIWFLMKQARPGMDLSKVVLPTFILEPRSFLEKLADSYYHADLLSEAVIEDDAFTRMKAVVKWYLSGFYKKPQGLKKPYNPLLGETFRCYWQHPNGSRTFYLAEQLSHHPPISGFYVTNRQDGYTISATIIAKSKFYGNSTSAILDGVAILTMLPRGEDYTMTIPYAHCKGILVGTLSMELGGKIDIECEKTRYHTELEFKLKPFLGGAEQMNQVVGRIRLGKETLATISGYWDGQIMITDKRTGQESVFFNPTSEIRKRRLKKYTVPLEYQGPWESEKLWLAVTQAINRDDQFAATEAKTQLEEAQRERAKERKSVGQEWVPKYFVQDIITGNWVYRHADARPWDPRNDVVQYEHDYIIRTKTRHKTPIMRTGSIVSTDPQTQMPLLQAESRSSLSVLKSSKRQLSNNLPLTETAHDSGSSSAELHSDSSQSVGKRRRATTRLLDITKDIENQLSEYGEKLNRIQHLIEQLAIRQRAQIEQHHINVLKSFMDIILVIVVVFLMQYFMKVWNTGLNTS
- the LOC127066628 gene encoding oxysterol-binding protein-related protein 8 isoform X3; the protein is MSSQPIVVPGGDQRIQSDAHSVPAGCASDTFKTMTPPNVSRSLSNQPKYVEPVDQQVRPSSVHVQPMPLPKLPSTESLTTSVTITTGPVPVSPGLSMTGENNQKTDNTSDKSMDSCKLTRKESYKAQRKNYRMEKKRVANELLSSFKDPTVIVMSDWLKVRGTLKSWTKLWCILKPGLLLLYKSPKIKSNHWVGTVLLNTCQVIERPSKKDGFCFKLFHPLEQSIWAPRGPENEAIGAVVQPLPTSYLIFRAPSQAAGKCWLDALELSLRCSSLIVRSTSALPRSLHHDATTTHETQWSEADYEKHFDEHDLDDISQPENGVAADAEISASDSESEGSAKEEPLDTINETPYVSNESEVLGSAGEVVTVLQEEQKSLIWFLMKQARPGMDLSKVVLPTFILEPRSFLEKLADSYYHADLLSEAVIEDDAFTRMKAVVKWYLSGFYKKPQGLKKPYNPLLGETFRCYWQHPNGSRTFYLAEQLSHHPPISGFYVTNRQDGYTISATIIAKSKFYGNSTSAILDGVAILTMLPRGEDYTMTIPYAHCKGILVGTLSMELGGKIDIECEKTRYHTELEFKLKPFLGGAEQMNQVVGRIRLGKETLATISGYWDGQIMITDKRTGQESVFFNPTSEIRKRRLKKYTVPLEYQGPWESEKLWLAVTQAINRDDQFAATEAKTQLEEAQRERAKERKSVGQEWVPKYFVQDIITGNWVYRHADARPWDPRNDVVQYEHDYIIRTKTRHKTPIMRTGSIVSTDPQTQMPLLQAESRSSLSVLKSSKRQLSNNLPLTETAHDSGSSSAELHSDSSQSVGKRRRATTRLLDITKDIENQLSEYGEKLNRIQHLIEQLAIRQRAQIEQHHINVLKSFMDIILVIVVVFLMQYFMKVWNTGLNTS
- the LOC127066628 gene encoding oxysterol-binding protein-related protein 8 isoform X4, producing the protein MSSQPIVVPGGDQRIQSDAHSVPAGCASDTFKTMTPPNVSRSLSNQPVDQQVRPSSVHVQPMPLPKLPSTESLTTSVTITTGPVPVSPGLSMTGENNQKTDNTSDKSMDSCKLTRKESYKAQRKNYRMEKKRVANELLSSFKDPTVIVMSDWLKVRGTLKSWTKLWCILKPGLLLLYKSPKIKSNHWVGTVLLNTCQVIERPSKKDGFCFKLFHPLEQSIWAPRGPENEAIGAVVQPLPTSYLIFRAPSQAAGKCWLDALELSLRCSSLIVRSTSALPRSLHHDATTTHETQWSEADYEKHFDEHDLDDISQPENGVAADAEISASDSESEGSAKEEPLDTINETPYVSNESEVLGSAGEVVTVLQEEQKSLIWFLMKQARPGMDLSKVVLPTFILEPRSFLEKLADSYYHADLLSEAVIEDDAFTRMKAVVKWYLSGFYKKPQGLKKPYNPLLGETFRCYWQHPNGSRTFYLAEQLSHHPPISGFYVTNRQDGYTISATIIAKSKFYGNSTSAILDGVAILTMLPRGEDYTMTIPYAHCKGILVGTLSMELGGKIDIECEKTRYHTELEFKLKPFLGGAEQMNQVVGRIRLGKETLATISGYWDGQIMITDKRTGQESVFFNPTSEIRKRRLKKYTVPLEYQGPWESEKLWLAVTQAINRDDQFAATEAKTQLEEAQRERAKERKSVGQEWVPKYFVQDIITGNWVYRHADARPWDPRNDVVQYEHDYIIRTKTRHKTPIMRTGSIVSTDPQTQMPLLQAESRSSLSVLKSSKRQLSNNLPLTETAHDSGSSSAELHSDSSQSVGKRRRATTRLLDITKDIENQLSEYGEKLNRIQHLIEQLAIRQRAQIEQHHINVLKSFMDIILVIVVVFLMQYFMKVWNTGLNTS